The following proteins are encoded in a genomic region of Sesamum indicum cultivar Zhongzhi No. 13 linkage group LG8, S_indicum_v1.0, whole genome shotgun sequence:
- the LOC105167392 gene encoding nicotinamidase 2-like: MSSYKKFEIRKRDPDPKSAALLVIDIQNYFHSMARPILPSLNATIDLCRRSSMPVFFTRHCHKSPADYSMLSEWWNGDLIHDGTPESQLISDLHRTEADLVVEKNTYSAFRGTGLEERLKEMGVKEVIVTGVMTNLCCETSAREAFVRGFRVFFSTDATATSSLELHEATLKNMAYGFAYLVDCGRLQEAFSKS, translated from the exons ATGTCTTCCTACAAGAAATTCGAGATCCGGAAGAGGGACCCTGACCCTAAATCCGCCGCCTTGTTGGTGATTGACATCCAGAATTACTTCCACTCCATGGCCCGCCCCATTTTGCCATCCCTCAACGCCACCATCGACCTCTGCCGTCGCTCCTCCATGCCGGTCTTCTTCACGCGCCACTGCCACAAGTCCCCCGCCGACTATTCAATGCTCTCCGAGTGGTGGAACGGCGACCTCATCCACGACGGCACCCCTGAATCGCAACTCATCTCCGATTTGCACCGGACAGAGGCTGACTTGGTCGTCGAAAAGAACACTTACAGTGCCTTCAGAG GTACAGGCTTAGAGGAGAGGTTGAAGGAGATGGGAGTGAAGGAGGTTATAGTGACTGGGGTGATGACCAACCTCTGCTGCGAGACCAGTGCTAGAGAGGCATTTGTTagagggtttagggttttcttCTCTACGGATGCGACTGCAACCTCGTCGTTGGAGTTGCACGAAGCCACTTTGAAGAACATGGCTTACGGTTTTGCCTATTTGGTTGACTGCGGACGGCTGCAAGAGGCGTTTTCGAAATCTTAG
- the LOC105167567 gene encoding exopolygalacturonase: protein MGSDNCVSWSWVMIVFMLLSIWNVDVDGQSTNFIVTDFGAVADGKTDSRQAFQDAWKSACQADGGVVSVPQGTFRVSGSAVFEGPCNGQTGFSVDGTVIASDDPTLDKDYWITFHKVDALTVSGYGVFDGNGASSWSSCNGVKNCNPLPPVPPKTAPTLMESTPPPSRSNGVNIFDSHIATGDDCISMGDGSRNVNISGVWCGPGHGISIGSLGKYEGEEDVSGITVRGCTLTNTDNGLRIKTWAPSLSSTVVSDVTYTDINVNNVKNPIIIDQYYCPGGSCRHEEESSVAIKGVKYINIRGSSATETGVNMQCSKSYPCQDIELRGLELTYNGQPTTASCSSADGIFQGTDQVPSQCSSQYACF, encoded by the exons ATGGGCTCAGACAATTGTGTCAGCTGGTCATGGGTCATGATTGTGTTCATGTTGTTGTCCATTTGGAACGTGGATGTTGATGGACAAAGCACAAACTTCATTGTCACGGATTTTGGTGCCGTTGCTGATGGAAAAACAGACAGCAGACAG GCTTTCCAGGATGCCTGGAAGAGTGCTTGTCAAGCTGACGGGGGCGTAGTTTCAGTGCCGCAAGGGACATTCCGTGTGAGTGGTAGTGCAGTCTTTGAAGGGCCATGCAACGGCCAGACGGGGTTTTCTGTCGATGGCACTGTTATAGCTTCTGATGATCCTACACTTGATAAAGACTATTGGATCACATTTCATAAGGTGGATGCCTTGACAGTTTCTGGATATGGTGTATTTGATGGAAATGGAGCCTCGTCTTGGTCAAGTTGTAACGGCGTCAAAAACTGCAACCCTTTACCCCCCGTG CCCCCGAAGACAGCCCCAACACTGATGGAATCCACACCCCCCCCCAGCCGCTCCAACGGTGTAAACATCTTTGACTCCCATATAGCCACGGGAGATGACTGCATATCTATGGGAGACGGAAGTAGGAATGTGAACATTTCCGGAGTCTGGTGCGGGCCGGGACACGGTATTAGCATTGGGAGCCTGGGGAAGTACGAGGGAGAGGAGGATGTCAGTGGAATTACCGTCAGGGGTTGTACTTTGACCAACACGGACAACGGTCTGAGGATCAAAACATGGGCACCTTCTTTATCGTCCACCGTTGTTTCTGATGTTACATACACTGACATCAACGTAAACAATGTAAAAAATCCAATCATCATCGATCAATACTATTGCCCCGGTGGTTCCTGCAGGCATGAGGAAGAGTCGAGCGTGGCAATCAAAGGCGTAAAGTACATAAATATACGGGGGAGCTCAGCGACAGAGACTGGTGTGAATATGCAGTGTAGCAAAAGTTATCCATGCCAAGACATAGAGCTGAGGGGGCTTGAGCTGACCTACAATGGGCAACCCACAACAGCATCGTGCTCCAGTGCAGACGGCATATTTCAAGGAACCGATCAAGTTCCCTCACAATGTTCCTCACAATATGCATGTTTCTGA